One Anabas testudineus chromosome 15, fAnaTes1.2, whole genome shotgun sequence genomic window carries:
- the LOC113158180 gene encoding indoleamine 2,3-dioxygenase 2-like, with translation MENNRRETLQADYDAFDVSEEVGFLLEDPLTDLPDYYRVWMDLANNLTHLIETHKLRDLVHKMPVLSPHLLNNHRELRLAHLALGFISMGYVWQEGQHSPAQVLPKALALPYWLVSRRLGLPPILTYADSVLANWKLMDPEGDMEIGNLDLIFSFPGGESCRGFFIVSLLVEMAASSGLTGVLEVMQAMKISDLISIQKGLVKVTQSLKKMKETFKLMHKHVDPNEFHGTLRIFVSGWRDNPMLPNGLLYEGVSNEPILLSGGSAAQSSAIQCFDALLCVQHEDETGGYLTRMRDYMPPAHRQLIETLSVLPTLRDFILSHSSADLCQAYNSCVSAMVELRNYHLNTVTKYIIVPGNNPRTTGCPLRGVGTALNATGTGGSNLMAFLKSVRNNTQNALIVERPLMQREM, from the exons ATGGAGAACAACAGGAGAGAAACGCTGCAAGCAGATTATGATGCATTTGATGTTTCTGAGGAGGTGGGATTTCTCCTCGAAGATCCACTG ACTGACCTTCCAGACTATTATCGGGTGTGGATGGACCTGGCAAATAATCTCACACATCTGATAGAGACGCATAAACTACGGGATCTGGTTCATAAG ATGCCAGTCCTGAGTCCCCATCTCCTGAACAATCATCGGGAGCTCAGGCTGGCTCACCTGGCGCTGGGGTTCATCAGCATGGGATATGTATGGCAGGAAGGACAACATTCACCTGCTCAG GTTCTCCCAAAAGCCCTGGCCTTGCCCTACTGGCTGGTCTCTCGCAGGCTCGGACTTCCACCCATCCTTACCTATGCTGATTCAGTTTTAGCCAACTGGAAATTAATGGATCCCGAAGG ggATATGGAAATTGG GAACCTGGACTTGATATTTTCCTTCCCCGGCGGTGAGAGTTGCAGGGGATTTTTTATTGTCTCGCTGCTGGTCGAGATGGCCGCCAGTTCAGGCTTAACG GGGGTTCTGGAGGTGATGCAGGCTATGAAAATCTCTGACCTCATCAGCATACAGAAAGGTCTCGTCAAAGTAACTCAGTCTttgaagaagatgaaggagaCTTTCAAACTCATGCATA AACATGTCGACCCAAACGAGTTTCATGGAACATTGAGAATTTTTGTCTCAGG GTGGCGAGATAACCCCATGCTTCCGAACGGCCTGTTATATGAAGGTGTGAGCAATGAGCCAATTTTGTTATCGGGGGGAAGTGCAGCTCAGAGTTCAGCCATTCAGTGCTTTGATGCTCTGCTGTGTGTCCAACATGAGGATGAGACAG GAGGCTACCTGACACGTATGAGGGATTACATGCCTCCTGCCCACCGCCAGCTGATAGAAACTCTGTCTGTCCTACCAACTCTGCGAGACTTCATCCTGTCCCACTCAAGCGCTGATCTCTGCCAGGCCTACAACTCATGTGTCTCAGCCATGGTGGAGTTACGGAACTACCACCTCAATACTGTGACCAAGTACATCATTGTTCCTGGTAACAACCCCCGCACCACAGGCTGCCCGTTGAGAGGCGTGGGCACTGCGCTTAACGCCACAGGGACCGGCGGATCCAACCTCATGGCCTTCCTCAAGAGTGTTCgtaacaacacacaaaatgcactTATCGTAGAGAGACCATTAATGCaaagagaaatgtaa